The following proteins come from a genomic window of Nostoc sp. ATCC 53789:
- a CDS encoding RluA family pseudouridine synthase gives MVVLHALSDFIDCDFAVSDLSPSYWYEGHCLESGVGVASRRHRLRLPRTSMSEAIAHGLMQQLAKNDCYSREGKMYGILLVELPNGEKRVLKAFSGLLNGCSLVTGWVPPIPGRDEVALEEARTLAELDKIKQEILCLKQLTERQHYKTLSDEFERQLQEMSDRHRHCKHQRQEKRQQICNTLPPEALAIALEQLDEESRQQGIERRQLKRQQNEVLQPLQQLIAATDARISELKQQRKALSRELQAQMHASYSLTNFSGRSLSLQQLMPGGSPTGTGDCCAPKLLHYAATHNLKPLAMAEFWWGASSVNQDKIPGEFYGACIERCQPLMGFLLSGLKPNPPFPAREGGVRSPSPDRGGVWGEVTLPIIYEDEWLIAVNKPAGLLSVPGRYRDRQDSVLSRLRHLLPDGMALASVHRLDQETSGILLVARDRQTHRQLSQQFQQRQVHKVYEAILSGVAIAEQGVIDLPLWGDPENRPYQKVDWQNGKPSLTNFQVMAREQDYTRLEFTPLTGRTHQLRVHAADVRGLGIAILGDRLYGCDAVTSRLHLHARELHFEHPQFKKTLYLKAITPF, from the coding sequence ATGGTAGTTCTGCACGCACTTTCAGATTTCATCGACTGCGATTTTGCTGTCAGCGATTTATCTCCGAGTTATTGGTACGAAGGGCATTGTCTTGAAAGTGGCGTAGGCGTAGCCAGTCGTAGACATCGCTTAAGATTACCCCGCACCTCAATGTCCGAAGCGATCGCTCACGGACTCATGCAACAACTTGCAAAAAATGACTGTTATTCTCGTGAAGGTAAGATGTATGGAATACTGTTGGTTGAACTTCCTAATGGCGAAAAACGGGTATTGAAAGCCTTTTCCGGTCTTTTGAATGGTTGCAGTTTGGTTACAGGTTGGGTTCCACCAATTCCAGGACGAGACGAAGTTGCTTTAGAGGAAGCCCGCACTTTAGCTGAGTTGGATAAGATTAAACAGGAAATTCTTTGTTTGAAGCAACTAACCGAACGCCAGCACTATAAAACCCTATCTGATGAATTTGAGCGACAGTTGCAAGAAATGAGCGATCGCCATCGTCATTGCAAACACCAACGACAGGAAAAACGTCAACAAATCTGCAATACACTCCCTCCAGAAGCACTCGCGATCGCCCTTGAACAACTCGACGAAGAAAGTCGTCAGCAAGGAATTGAGCGACGACAACTTAAACGCCAGCAAAATGAAGTATTACAGCCTCTCCAGCAGTTAATTGCAGCAACGGATGCGCGAATTAGCGAACTGAAACAACAGCGTAAAGCCCTATCCCGTGAATTACAAGCTCAGATGCACGCTAGCTACAGCCTGACTAATTTTTCCGGGCGATCGCTATCATTACAGCAATTGATGCCAGGAGGTTCGCCCACTGGCACAGGCGACTGTTGTGCCCCAAAATTACTGCATTATGCAGCAACACATAATTTAAAACCACTAGCAATGGCAGAGTTTTGGTGGGGTGCGTCTTCAGTAAATCAGGATAAAATTCCGGGAGAATTTTATGGCGCGTGTATCGAACGATGTCAGCCATTGATGGGGTTTTTGCTCTCAGGGTTAAAACCTAACCCCCCCTTCCCTGCAAGGGAAGGGGGAGTAAGAAGCCCCTCCCCTGATAGGGGAGGGGTTTGGGGAGAGGTCACTTTACCGATTATTTATGAAGACGAATGGTTAATTGCTGTAAACAAACCTGCTGGATTACTTTCGGTACCTGGGCGTTATCGCGATCGCCAAGATAGTGTTTTGAGTCGCTTACGTCATCTGTTACCAGATGGTATGGCGCTTGCATCTGTGCATCGCCTAGATCAGGAAACTTCTGGGATTTTGTTGGTAGCACGCGATCGCCAAACTCATCGGCAACTCAGCCAGCAGTTTCAGCAACGCCAGGTTCACAAGGTTTATGAAGCCATACTTTCAGGTGTTGCGATCGCGGAACAAGGTGTAATTGATTTGCCATTATGGGGAGATCCTGAAAATCGCCCTTATCAAAAAGTTGATTGGCAAAACGGTAAACCCAGCTTGACAAACTTCCAGGTAATGGCAAGAGAACAAGATTACACACGCTTAGAATTTACGCCACTCACAGGACGCACCCATCAATTGAGGGTTCATGCGGCTGATGTGCGAGGACTTGGAATTGCTATTTTAGGCGATCGCCTTTATGGATGCGATGCAGTTACCAGTCGCTTACATCTACACGCTAGAGAACTTCATTTTGAGCATCCACAGTTTAAAAAAACCTTGTATTTAAAAGCAATTACGCCCTTTTGA
- a CDS encoding AAA family ATPase: MAGTCGLTLGKYAPLHKGHQLVIETALAEMDEVLVMIYECPEVTAIPLTVRANWLRKIYPQIQVIEAWDGPTEVGDTPEIKKMHEDYILKQLESKKITHFYCSEFYGEHVSQALGAVNRLVDCDRKTFPISGTQVRTDTYAMREYLHPDVYRDLIANIVFLGAPSTGKTTIASQLAKEYNTVWMPEYGREYWEKNQINRRLSLLQLVEIAKGHLEREEALLLQANQYLFTDTNALTTYQFSLYYHKTVALELAELAHQAISRYDLVFFCDLDIPYDDTWDRSGEANRSIFQKQIESDLIVRKIPFFRLSGDLMTRISIVKKVLSCYQKYANLGELFFNKIIL, encoded by the coding sequence ATGGCTGGTACATGCGGACTCACGCTAGGCAAATATGCACCTCTCCACAAAGGGCATCAATTGGTAATTGAAACTGCTTTAGCAGAGATGGATGAAGTGCTGGTGATGATTTACGAGTGTCCAGAGGTGACTGCGATTCCTTTAACCGTTCGAGCTAACTGGCTGCGGAAAATTTATCCTCAAATCCAGGTGATTGAAGCTTGGGATGGCCCAACTGAGGTTGGGGACACTCCTGAGATTAAGAAAATGCATGAAGATTACATCCTGAAACAACTGGAATCAAAAAAAATTACTCACTTTTACTGTAGTGAATTTTACGGTGAACACGTAAGCCAGGCACTAGGAGCAGTTAATCGACTTGTGGATTGCGATCGCAAAACTTTTCCAATTTCAGGAACGCAAGTCAGAACAGACACTTACGCAATGCGGGAATATTTACATCCTGATGTATACCGCGATCTGATCGCTAACATTGTTTTTCTAGGCGCTCCTTCAACTGGTAAAACCACCATTGCATCACAATTAGCTAAAGAGTACAACACTGTATGGATGCCGGAGTACGGACGCGAGTATTGGGAAAAAAATCAAATCAACAGACGACTTTCGCTCTTGCAACTTGTGGAGATTGCTAAAGGGCATTTAGAACGTGAAGAAGCCTTATTATTGCAAGCAAACCAGTACTTATTTACAGATACCAATGCCTTGACAACCTATCAATTCTCGTTGTATTACCACAAAACTGTTGCCCTAGAGTTAGCAGAACTTGCCCATCAAGCCATATCGCGCTATGATTTAGTGTTTTTTTGCGATCTAGATATACCCTACGATGATACCTGGGATCGCTCTGGAGAAGCAAACCGTAGCATATTTCAAAAACAAATTGAGAGCGATTTAATTGTGAGAAAAATTCCATTTTTTCGCTTGTCTGGCGACCTCATGACACGTATTAGTATTGTTAAAAAAGTATTGTCTTGTTACCAGAAGTATGCCAACTTAGGAGAGCTATTTTTCAATAAAATTATTTTATAA
- the pnuC gene encoding nicotinamide riboside transporter PnuC has product MSYIELLGTVFYLWSAWLISQRKILTWPVGIVSVLLYMALFYQIRLYSDFLEQIYYLVVSVYGWWRWSTPDSSKVLQIRYSPPRKIFLIAAITAAISFATGALMSQIHLLLPAIFTEKASFPYLDALTTIMSFTAMWLMVQKRIESWYYWIIVDVIGIWLYYVKEVKFIAFLYVILLLIAINGSISWLKTAKIQD; this is encoded by the coding sequence ATGAGTTACATAGAACTCTTGGGAACTGTCTTTTATTTATGGTCAGCGTGGCTAATTTCTCAAAGGAAAATTCTGACTTGGCCTGTTGGGATAGTAAGTGTATTGCTATACATGGCGCTTTTCTATCAAATCCGTTTGTATTCGGATTTTTTAGAACAAATCTACTATTTAGTTGTTAGTGTATATGGCTGGTGGCGATGGAGTACACCTGATTCTAGTAAAGTTTTGCAGATTCGATATAGTCCACCGCGTAAAATTTTTTTGATTGCGGCAATCACAGCAGCAATTTCGTTTGCAACGGGAGCTTTGATGAGTCAAATTCACCTGTTACTCCCTGCAATATTTACAGAAAAAGCTTCTTTTCCTTATTTAGATGCACTCACAACAATCATGAGTTTTACTGCTATGTGGCTCATGGTGCAAAAAAGGATTGAAAGCTGGTATTACTGGATTATCGTTGATGTTATTGGTATTTGGTTGTACTACGTCAAAGAAGTTAAATTTATTGCTTTTTTGTATGTAATTTTGCTATTAATCGCAATTAACGGTTCAATATCTTGGCTAAAGACAGCTAAAATACAGGATTGA
- the fdhD gene encoding formate dehydrogenase accessory sulfurtransferase FdhD produces MPTKSKTKATVWVVEKGQVRPRLDHLTTEEPLEIRLVPFQKTVAVTMRTPGADFELAAGFLYSEGVVSRREDIRRISYCVDELVDGEQRHNIVNVELRDGLIPDLQPLERHFYTSSACGVCGKASLEALRLRGCPVIPSGPTVTPEIVYSLPDKLRAAQGIFTATGGLHAAAIFDTQGNLLNLWEDVGRHNALDKLIGTAFLSDELPLNNCIVLVSGRSSFEILQKSTTAGVPIVCSVSAPSSLAVSVAKEFGITLIGFLRGERFNIYTGLQRINTL; encoded by the coding sequence ATGCCAACTAAAAGCAAAACCAAAGCCACTGTTTGGGTAGTGGAAAAAGGTCAAGTACGGCCTCGTTTAGATCATCTCACTACTGAGGAACCTTTAGAAATTCGTCTTGTTCCTTTCCAGAAGACGGTAGCTGTAACAATGCGGACACCAGGTGCAGATTTTGAACTAGCAGCTGGTTTCCTCTACAGTGAAGGAGTCGTTAGCCGCAGAGAAGATATCCGGCGTATCAGCTACTGTGTTGATGAATTAGTAGATGGTGAGCAACGCCATAATATTGTAAATGTAGAATTGCGGGATGGGCTGATTCCAGATTTACAGCCTTTGGAGCGTCATTTTTATACTAGTAGCGCCTGTGGGGTGTGTGGTAAAGCTAGTCTTGAGGCTTTGCGTCTGCGGGGATGTCCAGTGATTCCTTCTGGGCCGACAGTAACACCTGAGATCGTATACAGCCTACCTGATAAGCTCCGAGCTGCTCAAGGTATCTTCACAGCTACAGGAGGTTTGCACGCTGCGGCTATCTTCGATACTCAAGGTAATTTGTTAAACCTGTGGGAGGATGTTGGACGACACAATGCTTTAGATAAATTGATTGGTACAGCTTTTCTCAGTGACGAATTGCCTTTAAATAATTGTATTGTGCTGGTCAGTGGACGCTCTAGTTTTGAAATTTTGCAAAAGTCTACAACTGCTGGAGTTCCCATTGTTTGTTCTGTTTCTGCTCCCAGTAGTTTGGCGGTATCTGTAGCCAAGGAATTTGGGATTACCTTAATTGGATTTCTGCGGGGAGAACGATTCAATATTTACACTGGTTTGCAAAGAATTAACACTCTTTAA